Proteins encoded by one window of Fimbriiglobus ruber:
- a CDS encoding sigma-70 family RNA polymerase sigma factor — MNTTTEPEVVTRRAPRTALLPSYVIHPSFDAKTARKTFEPSELLDHPVDFGDKHMPDDVTRDHARRMHYAAHRLHAAKTPGERARWQQTYFRLRDQIVLGNRKLIYRAVRRRMAVSNRADDMIGDCHIVLIQAVAAYNPWLGIRFSTYAYTCLVRALARMSHRLSTDWLARSMPLEALPDGEPRMKFVAVPSTTGQVRIEEFLRDDHPLLSDREKSIISRRFCLGDESNNQTLEKVGKELGLSKERVRQVQATALDKLRQALTVHSSS; from the coding sequence ATGAACACCACGACTGAACCCGAAGTGGTTACGCGGCGTGCGCCCCGGACCGCCCTACTACCGAGTTACGTCATTCACCCGTCTTTCGACGCCAAAACCGCACGCAAGACGTTCGAGCCCTCGGAACTCCTAGATCACCCCGTCGATTTCGGCGACAAACACATGCCGGACGACGTGACCCGCGACCACGCGCGGCGGATGCACTACGCCGCCCACCGGCTACACGCGGCCAAGACGCCGGGCGAGCGGGCGCGGTGGCAACAGACCTATTTCCGGCTCCGCGACCAGATCGTTTTGGGCAACCGCAAGCTGATTTACCGCGCGGTCCGCCGCCGCATGGCCGTTTCAAACCGCGCGGACGACATGATCGGGGACTGCCATATCGTTCTGATTCAGGCGGTCGCCGCGTACAACCCGTGGCTCGGAATTCGGTTCAGTACGTATGCGTACACCTGCCTGGTCCGCGCCCTGGCCCGCATGTCGCACCGGCTCTCGACGGACTGGCTCGCGCGGTCGATGCCGCTCGAAGCCCTGCCCGACGGCGAGCCGCGGATGAAGTTCGTCGCGGTCCCGAGTACGACCGGGCAGGTTCGCATCGAAGAATTCCTGCGCGACGACCACCCCCTGCTCTCCGACCGCGAGAAATCCATCATCTCCCGCCGGTTCTGCCTGGGAGACGAGTCGAACAACCAGACCCTCGAAAAGGTCGGCAAGGAACTCGGGCTCTCCAAGGAACGGGTCCGCCAGGTTCAGGCGACGGCACTCGACAAACTCCGCCAGGCCTTGACCGTTCACTCTTCGAGTTGA
- a CDS encoding BBP7 family outer membrane beta-barrel protein — protein MRYGVPIAVMCLIVGGRAWAQEVVPLPPPDPSMSAPGPGMPGGGLLPPVAPSTQSSPNPGSAPGPFNGDPLFGGPPPGGYGGPPPGPYGGPPPGGYGGPPPGPYGPYGPPPPGPYGAPPYGYRRPRILTGDPAGDPNMWFTAEAMIWWSKGQPLSVPVVTTGPASQGANAGAIGAPGTVSLNQPLNYGASGGFRAALGGWFNPSHTIGFEMDLFTLGQQTAGFGVNDRSGSGNTVINEPVVGAPFVTQVSAPGVETGGVLINSTSDLWGADINGLFNLYRNDGWTVNLVGGFRYLQLDETVDIVANSSLFTNTNYTDNMGNTLVNAPPGSGVTIVDHFATRNQFYGGQAGVKFQYLVNRLSISGTTTLAIGATHESVNVNGFTNVNPINGPPVGLSGGNYATLQNGTYSTSKFAFAPGFQFNLGYQFTPFVRGTVGYNFLYISSVVRPGSQIDNTYDGVVHPLVPMTTSSFWSQGINLGVQMSF, from the coding sequence ATGCGATACGGGGTTCCGATCGCGGTTATGTGCCTGATCGTAGGCGGTCGTGCGTGGGCTCAGGAAGTCGTCCCGCTCCCGCCGCCCGACCCGTCGATGTCGGCGCCCGGACCGGGTATGCCCGGAGGGGGCTTACTTCCCCCGGTTGCGCCGTCCACGCAATCCTCCCCAAACCCCGGGTCCGCGCCGGGTCCGTTTAACGGCGATCCGTTATTTGGCGGCCCACCTCCCGGTGGGTACGGCGGCCCACCTCCCGGCCCCTACGGCGGTCCGCCGCCCGGCGGGTATGGCGGTCCGCCACCCGGCCCTTACGGCCCGTACGGGCCGCCCCCCCCGGGCCCGTATGGCGCGCCACCGTATGGATACCGGCGACCTCGGATCTTGACCGGCGACCCGGCCGGCGATCCGAACATGTGGTTTACCGCCGAGGCCATGATCTGGTGGTCGAAGGGGCAGCCGTTGTCGGTGCCCGTGGTGACCACCGGGCCGGCGTCCCAGGGGGCGAACGCCGGGGCGATCGGGGCGCCGGGAACGGTGTCACTGAACCAACCACTCAATTACGGGGCGTCGGGCGGCTTCCGCGCCGCCCTGGGCGGCTGGTTCAACCCCTCGCACACCATCGGGTTCGAAATGGACCTGTTTACCCTGGGCCAACAGACGGCCGGGTTCGGGGTCAACGACCGGTCGGGGAGCGGTAACACGGTCATTAACGAACCTGTCGTCGGGGCACCGTTCGTCACTCAGGTCAGCGCACCGGGCGTCGAAACCGGCGGCGTCCTCATTAATAGCACCAGCGATTTGTGGGGCGCGGACATCAACGGCCTGTTTAACCTGTACCGCAACGACGGCTGGACCGTGAATCTGGTCGGCGGCTTCCGCTACCTGCAACTGGACGAAACGGTCGACATCGTCGCCAACTCCTCCCTGTTCACCAACACGAACTACACGGACAACATGGGGAACACGCTCGTCAATGCCCCGCCGGGGTCTGGCGTGACGATCGTCGACCACTTCGCGACCCGCAACCAGTTCTACGGCGGGCAGGCCGGAGTGAAGTTTCAGTACCTCGTGAACCGGCTGTCGATCTCGGGCACGACCACCCTGGCCATCGGGGCCACGCACGAGTCCGTCAATGTCAACGGGTTTACGAACGTCAATCCCATCAACGGCCCGCCAGTCGGGCTATCGGGCGGCAATTACGCGACCCTTCAGAACGGCACTTACTCGACGAGTAAGTTCGCGTTCGCCCCGGGGTTCCAGTTCAACCTCGGGTATCAGTTTACGCCGTTCGTCCGCGGCACGGTCGGGTACAACTTCCTGTACATCAGCAGTGTGGTCCGGCCCGGCAGCCAGATCGACAACACCTACGACGGTGTAGTCCACCCGCTCGTCCCCATGACCACGAGTTCGTTCTGGTCGCAGGGGATCAACCTGGGCGTGCAGATGAGTTTCTGA
- a CDS encoding TIGR03000 domain-containing protein: MNLRSRAFRSLPPLVMSAVVIVNGSPVLAAGGHGGGAGHVGAVHGGYYGGYGPGFHGGYYGGYGGYYRGGYGYGYPYYGFGLGLGLGYGYGYGMGYGAMGYGYGGYGYGYGGYGGYGFPYYNYGTYNSPPGGNPSYAAASFYPPQGGPGPVPPQGGPQAPPPSNMAMSTLTGAPPTPLYKPSDTDVTLVVRTPADAVVWINGARTTQTGPKREFVSTGPAPGRSYTFAVRAQWTGADGKRVDLLGHVPIQAGEKRLVDFTTYPQGKNETAPAPTPVPSEPRLLPTPNPTPPAQIPPSVSLNAPLVPPAPVAPAPTVFPATPAPPAVTLPSMPSTPPSPTPVPQHRSRRPRSYSPRHPPRRL, translated from the coding sequence ATGAACCTTCGATCTCGGGCATTTCGGTCGCTCCCGCCCCTGGTCATGAGCGCTGTTGTAATCGTTAACGGGTCGCCCGTCCTCGCGGCCGGCGGCCACGGCGGCGGGGCGGGCCACGTCGGGGCGGTTCACGGCGGCTATTACGGCGGGTACGGCCCGGGTTTCCACGGCGGTTACTACGGTGGGTACGGTGGGTACTACCGCGGCGGCTACGGCTACGGCTACCCGTACTACGGGTTCGGTCTGGGGCTGGGCCTCGGTTACGGCTACGGCTACGGTATGGGTTACGGAGCTATGGGTTACGGGTACGGCGGGTACGGGTACGGGTACGGCGGGTATGGGGGATACGGGTTCCCGTACTACAACTACGGCACCTACAACTCTCCTCCCGGCGGTAACCCCTCCTACGCGGCCGCGAGTTTTTACCCCCCTCAGGGCGGTCCCGGTCCAGTCCCGCCGCAGGGCGGACCGCAGGCCCCGCCGCCGTCGAACATGGCCATGTCGACCTTGACGGGAGCGCCGCCCACGCCGCTTTACAAACCGTCGGATACCGATGTGACGCTCGTCGTGCGGACGCCGGCCGACGCGGTCGTGTGGATCAACGGCGCCAGAACGACCCAGACCGGCCCGAAGCGCGAGTTCGTCTCGACCGGTCCGGCGCCGGGGCGGTCCTACACGTTCGCCGTCCGCGCTCAGTGGACGGGGGCGGACGGCAAGCGGGTGGACCTTTTAGGCCACGTCCCGATTCAAGCCGGTGAGAAACGGTTGGTGGATTTCACGACGTATCCGCAAGGGAAAAATGAGACCGCGCCGGCCCCCACACCGGTACCTTCCGAGCCAAGACTGTTGCCCACACCGAATCCGACCCCGCCGGCACAAATACCCCCGTCCGTCTCGCTGAATGCCCCGCTCGTTCCGCCGGCGCCAGTCGCGCCGGCCCCGACCGTATTCCCCGCGACACCCGCCCCACCGGCGGTCACCCTGCCTTCGATGCCATCCACCCCACCCAGTCCGACGCCCGTGCCCCAGCACCGGTCGCGCCGGCCCCGATCGTATTCCCCGCGACACCCGCCCCGCCGACTGTGA
- a CDS encoding ABC transporter permease yields the protein MNRIVGVVILLVVLYAALFASDPNASSTGNLIDVANRQGFYAVLTFGVGLLIVTGGIDLSLGSVVGLTAVLFGVLMQRGNHPYLATALALGSGVAIGLINGLLVTTLRLQPFLVTLCGLFVYRGVARQLTSSPVGLQKVINQHPDFVGPIGTLRNVFVGKDADGALSFPLLVVVAVVLAAVIGLFLHKSVYGRYWYAIGYNESAAKFAGINVNGQRLIVYILCSTLAAFGGVLLLLDYGTAAPESAGESLELYAITGAVLGGCSLRGGEGTAIGILLGAAVLPLLRNLVLFLGIRDAIVPSVIGLTLLSGVLADEFFRRGYGPWSYLRLLLQSKDERKTPVA from the coding sequence ATGAACCGGATCGTCGGGGTCGTCATCCTGCTCGTGGTGTTGTACGCAGCCCTGTTCGCGTCCGACCCGAACGCGAGCAGCACCGGGAACCTGATCGACGTGGCGAACCGCCAGGGCTTCTACGCCGTGCTGACGTTCGGGGTCGGCCTGCTCATCGTCACCGGCGGCATCGACCTGTCGCTCGGGTCGGTCGTCGGGCTCACGGCCGTGTTGTTCGGCGTCCTCATGCAGCGGGGCAACCACCCGTACCTCGCGACCGCACTGGCCCTCGGAAGCGGCGTCGCGATCGGCCTCATCAACGGGCTCCTGGTCACCACGCTCCGTCTCCAGCCGTTCCTCGTAACCCTCTGCGGCCTGTTCGTCTACCGCGGCGTGGCCCGGCAACTCACGAGCAGTCCGGTCGGGCTCCAAAAGGTCATCAACCAGCACCCGGATTTCGTCGGCCCGATTGGAACTTTGCGGAACGTGTTCGTCGGCAAAGACGCGGACGGCGCTCTTTCGTTCCCTTTGCTCGTGGTGGTGGCGGTCGTCCTGGCGGCGGTTATCGGCCTCTTCCTGCACAAAAGCGTGTACGGCCGATACTGGTACGCGATCGGCTACAACGAGAGTGCCGCGAAGTTCGCCGGGATCAACGTCAACGGCCAGCGGTTGATCGTCTACATCCTCTGCTCCACGCTCGCCGCGTTCGGCGGCGTATTGCTGTTGCTGGACTACGGCACCGCGGCCCCGGAGAGCGCGGGCGAATCGCTCGAACTATACGCTATCACCGGGGCGGTGCTTGGTGGCTGTAGCTTGCGCGGCGGCGAAGGGACGGCGATTGGCATCTTGCTCGGGGCGGCGGTCCTGCCCCTCCTCAGAAACCTCGTGTTGTTCCTCGGCATCCGCGACGCCATCGTCCCGTCGGTCATCGGCCTCACATTGCTGTCTGGCGTTCTGGCCGACGAGTTTTTCCGCCGCGGGTACGGTCCGTGGAGCTATCTGAGGCTTTTACTTCAGAGCAAAGACGAGCGGAAGACGCCGGTTGCCTGA
- a CDS encoding sugar ABC transporter ATP-binding protein — MPPLLEAVNIRKQFPGVLALDGVSLTLDRGEVVAVVGENGAGKSTLMKVVAGVYQPDAGEVRLDGTPVRFSDAAAAIRAGVSLIHQELNLAENLSVFDNLFLGRERTYGGPLRLIDRSASVALAKDLLGRVGLPESYLFSQVGTLAPGQKQLVEIARALGLDAKILIMDEPTSSLTQRETDRLYEVIDALRAAGVSVLYISHRLAEVKRCADRVTVLRDGRNAGQLGRADITHDNLVRLMIGRELTQYYPRDHRKGAGRPVLSVRDLRFAKGPPHPVSFEVRAGEVLGMAGLVGAGRTELSEAVFGIRRITSGSIECDGRPLPVRRPADAIAAGVLLVPEDRRVNGLVLEGGVGFNLSLPNLGKLSQFGLVSRRQETALHTEMIRKLRIKTPSAKQPVGLLSGGNQQKVVYGKWLANSPRVLILDEPTRGVDVGAKAEIYGLIDELAGNGVAVWMITSDMEELIGMSDRVIVMHEGQLAGELSRAALTEEAVMKLATGGGTA; from the coding sequence ATGCCCCCTCTGCTCGAAGCCGTCAACATCCGCAAACAGTTCCCCGGCGTCCTCGCGCTGGACGGGGTGTCGCTGACCCTCGACCGGGGGGAAGTCGTCGCCGTCGTCGGCGAGAACGGAGCCGGCAAATCAACCTTAATGAAGGTCGTAGCCGGCGTTTACCAGCCGGACGCGGGCGAGGTACGACTCGACGGCACGCCGGTGCGCTTCTCGGACGCCGCGGCCGCCATCCGCGCGGGCGTCAGCCTGATTCACCAGGAACTGAACCTCGCCGAGAATCTGTCGGTCTTCGACAACCTCTTCCTCGGCCGCGAGCGGACGTACGGCGGTCCGCTACGACTGATCGACCGGTCGGCTTCGGTCGCTTTGGCCAAAGACCTGTTGGGCCGCGTCGGGCTGCCGGAAAGCTATCTCTTTTCGCAAGTCGGCACGCTCGCTCCGGGACAAAAGCAACTCGTCGAGATCGCGCGGGCGCTGGGGCTGGACGCCAAGATCCTGATCATGGATGAGCCGACGTCCAGCCTGACCCAACGGGAGACGGACCGCCTTTATGAAGTGATTGACGCCTTGCGGGCGGCCGGCGTGTCCGTGTTGTACATCTCCCACCGACTCGCCGAGGTCAAGCGGTGCGCGGACCGCGTGACCGTGCTCCGCGACGGCCGGAACGCCGGGCAACTCGGGCGGGCCGACATCACGCACGACAACCTCGTGCGCCTGATGATCGGCCGCGAACTCACGCAGTATTACCCGCGGGACCACCGCAAAGGGGCCGGTCGGCCGGTCCTCTCGGTCCGCGACCTCCGGTTCGCGAAAGGGCCGCCGCACCCGGTCAGCTTCGAGGTCCGGGCCGGCGAAGTCCTCGGCATGGCCGGGCTCGTCGGCGCCGGGCGAACCGAGCTGTCCGAGGCCGTATTCGGCATCCGCAGGATCACATCTGGGTCGATCGAGTGCGACGGCCGCCCGCTCCCGGTCCGCCGGCCGGCCGACGCGATCGCCGCCGGCGTCCTACTCGTCCCCGAAGACCGCCGGGTGAACGGCCTGGTCCTGGAGGGCGGCGTCGGCTTCAACTTGAGTCTGCCGAACCTCGGCAAGTTATCTCAGTTTGGTCTCGTCTCCCGCCGCCAGGAAACGGCCCTGCATACGGAGATGATTCGCAAGTTGCGAATTAAGACGCCGTCCGCGAAGCAGCCGGTCGGCCTCCTCTCGGGCGGCAACCAACAAAAAGTCGTGTACGGGAAGTGGCTGGCGAACAGCCCCCGGGTGCTGATCCTGGACGAGCCGACCCGCGGGGTGGACGTCGGCGCGAAGGCCGAGATTTACGGCCTGATCGACGAACTCGCCGGCAACGGCGTGGCCGTCTGGATGATTACCAGCGACATGGAAGAGTTGATCGGGATGTCGGACCGGGTGATCGTGATGCACGAAGGGCAACTCGCGGGCGAACTCTCGCGGGCGGCCCTGACGGAGGAAGCGGTGATGAAGTTGGCAACCGGCGGAGGCACGGCATGA
- a CDS encoding substrate-binding domain-containing protein has translation MWAHVRALGVVAVAIGVAAIPACSGSKTTGGRPKVAVVTNCTAEFWSICEAGATKAGKDFDVDVIFRQPDKMEVSSQMEIVEAVLKQGISGIAVSVINPSEQTPDLRRISKQTSFLAMDNDAPESGRLCYIGIDNYEAGKAVGRLVKKAMPEGGTVAMFIGGTDSANAKARIGGVLDELAGQKDAKGPQYGKYELLDNEPKTDKGKEETAQDNAKDVLNKLNGKNKSVALVGLYAYNPKANILAVRAMKDKQFANLKLVGFDEDAVTLDAISKGDIVGTVVQDPFDYGYQAVKVLAAVARGDKSAPEKAKPTPYRVITKDGGPEETVDGIKVLNLKAADFAQILKDQVASAGK, from the coding sequence ATGTGGGCACACGTCCGGGCGTTGGGGGTCGTTGCCGTCGCGATCGGGGTCGCGGCGATTCCCGCGTGTAGCGGGTCCAAGACCACCGGCGGCCGCCCGAAGGTGGCGGTCGTCACGAACTGCACGGCCGAGTTCTGGTCGATCTGCGAGGCCGGGGCGACCAAGGCGGGCAAAGACTTCGACGTGGACGTGATCTTCCGCCAGCCGGACAAGATGGAAGTTTCATCGCAAATGGAGATCGTCGAGGCGGTCCTCAAGCAGGGCATTTCCGGGATCGCCGTCAGCGTCATCAACCCGTCCGAGCAAACCCCCGACCTCCGCCGCATCTCGAAGCAGACCAGCTTCCTCGCGATGGACAACGACGCGCCGGAATCCGGCCGCCTCTGCTACATCGGCATCGACAACTACGAGGCCGGGAAAGCCGTCGGCCGGTTGGTCAAGAAGGCGATGCCCGAAGGCGGAACGGTCGCCATGTTCATCGGCGGGACCGACTCGGCGAACGCCAAGGCCCGGATCGGCGGCGTCCTCGACGAACTCGCTGGCCAAAAGGACGCCAAGGGACCGCAGTACGGCAAGTACGAATTGCTCGACAACGAACCCAAGACGGACAAGGGCAAGGAAGAAACCGCCCAGGACAACGCGAAGGACGTTCTCAACAAGCTGAACGGCAAGAACAAGAGCGTCGCCCTGGTCGGCCTCTACGCCTACAACCCGAAGGCTAACATCCTGGCGGTGCGGGCGATGAAGGACAAGCAGTTCGCCAACCTCAAACTCGTGGGCTTCGACGAGGACGCGGTCACGCTAGACGCGATCTCCAAGGGCGATATCGTCGGCACCGTCGTTCAAGACCCGTTCGACTACGGCTACCAGGCGGTGAAGGTTCTCGCGGCCGTCGCCCGCGGTGACAAGTCCGCCCCCGAGAAAGCCAAGCCGACGCCTTACCGCGTCATCACCAAGGACGGCGGCCCCGAGGAAACGGTCGACGGAATCAAAGTTCTCAACCTGAAAGCCGCCGACTTCGCCCAGATCCTGAAAGACCAGGTCGCGTCGGCGGGCAAGTAA
- a CDS encoding PVC-type heme-binding CxxCH protein, protein MSRWLFALTLAAALAAPAIAQVAPDKVLATMKAGDGLQVELFAHEPMLINPTSIDVDHLGRVWVAEAVNYRRKNFGRPILRPEGDRIVILTDKDGDGKADESTVFYQGPELYGPLGVCVAKDAVGPGYKVFVCQSPDILVFEDKDGDGKADGPPKKFLTGFGGYDHDHGVHGISIGPDGKFYFTVGDGGVTALQSSDGKGRVWKSNQTDCRAGTVWRCDTDGKNLELIAHNFRNNYEACVNSFGEVWLSDNDDDGNQQTRICFVMPGGDYGYNPRGPGESHWHEEKPGIVHKTLRTGFGSPTGICFYEGNLLAEKFRGNLLHCDAGPREVRCFHIKPKGAGYELDKTLMLTSTDTWFRPSAVRVGPDGSVFVADWYDPGVGGHGMGDWTRGRIYRLTPAGHKGYKVSEVKLDTKEGILAALGSPCLATRASAIARIWSMPFKEAQKLTAEGIDSKDTAFGARCFTQHQKLFWAAPDGEKLVHAASTFYITEPKQTSQQNQLTMRAMREPILFVMDPGTLREYALASRKADPEVFTKKFYTLAKHYDGQDIFYRAALNIACGTDPARRDAILADFDKHFPEWNDKVADLVWELRPKSVLPRLVKLMGDEKITAAQKGRIVDILASSDDTAAGVTMLSLLKGDAPAEVKARALDNLKLFLPTKWKAIGQLPELKSAIDGLLADAKTKVTGLQLVAAAHFTPAVEAVEKVANDDKQPVEVRVEAVHTLAQLPTLDAVAALINLGQPQNPLTFECIKAIGNHLPTGSKATDAGKRALEALQMGITLEGASREVKAASLAALVGSRAGTDWLLLLKEKNQMPAEIVADAGRLLRNSPFQAQRSKAMLLFPAPGKLDPKKLPSIAVLAKRAGSAENGQRLLAASVGNEVQCLKCHMVRGQGGQIGPDLSMIGKKGSRENIIESILQPSKAIADQYVSWKIDTVDGQSIVGLLVQETENSLTLRDANGKDYVIPVKDVDKRSKSLVSLMPDNLVSALTEDELIDVVEYLTKLQTASLTPESWQIAGPFDSPGGNDGLDIAHGPEKGAFDVAAKFKGKLADVTWKQVRTTAANYLDLAALHGNAGVNSLTYAYKEIESPVDQDATVLLGTDDGGKMYVNGTEVFTSRETRAAAPAQNQIPVKLKKGKNTILLKIANGNNPHGFYFTILSGQELKTVK, encoded by the coding sequence ATGTCGCGATGGCTATTCGCGCTGACCCTCGCCGCCGCCCTTGCCGCGCCGGCGATCGCCCAGGTCGCGCCCGATAAGGTGCTGGCCACCATGAAGGCCGGCGACGGTCTCCAGGTCGAGCTGTTTGCCCACGAGCCGATGCTCATCAACCCCACGTCGATCGACGTGGACCACCTCGGCCGCGTCTGGGTCGCGGAGGCGGTGAACTACCGCCGCAAGAACTTCGGCCGGCCGATCCTTCGGCCCGAGGGCGACCGGATCGTGATCCTCACCGACAAGGACGGCGACGGCAAGGCGGACGAGTCGACCGTCTTTTACCAGGGGCCGGAACTCTACGGCCCGCTTGGTGTGTGCGTGGCGAAGGACGCGGTCGGACCGGGGTACAAGGTGTTCGTCTGCCAGTCGCCGGACATCCTCGTGTTCGAGGACAAGGACGGCGACGGCAAAGCGGACGGCCCGCCGAAGAAGTTCCTCACCGGGTTCGGCGGATACGATCACGACCACGGCGTCCACGGCATCAGCATCGGGCCGGACGGCAAGTTTTACTTCACCGTGGGCGACGGGGGCGTGACTGCCCTCCAGAGCAGCGACGGCAAGGGCCGCGTCTGGAAATCGAACCAGACGGACTGCCGGGCCGGTACAGTCTGGCGGTGCGACACCGACGGCAAGAACCTCGAACTGATCGCCCACAACTTCCGGAACAACTACGAAGCCTGCGTCAACTCGTTCGGCGAAGTCTGGCTGTCCGACAACGACGACGACGGGAACCAACAAACACGGATCTGCTTCGTGATGCCCGGCGGCGACTACGGCTACAACCCCCGCGGCCCCGGCGAATCGCACTGGCACGAGGAAAAGCCGGGGATCGTCCACAAGACCCTGCGAACGGGTTTCGGCAGCCCGACCGGTATCTGCTTTTACGAAGGCAACCTGCTCGCGGAGAAGTTCCGCGGCAACCTCCTCCACTGTGACGCCGGCCCGCGTGAGGTCCGCTGCTTCCACATCAAACCGAAGGGTGCCGGATACGAACTCGACAAGACCCTGATGCTCACCAGCACCGACACGTGGTTCCGCCCGAGCGCGGTCCGCGTCGGCCCGGACGGCAGTGTGTTCGTCGCCGACTGGTACGACCCGGGCGTCGGCGGCCACGGCATGGGCGACTGGACCCGCGGCCGCATCTACCGGCTGACACCGGCCGGGCACAAGGGATACAAGGTGTCGGAAGTGAAGTTGGACACGAAAGAAGGCATACTAGCGGCGCTCGGTTCTCCGTGTCTGGCAACACGGGCGTCTGCCATTGCTCGCATCTGGTCGATGCCCTTTAAGGAAGCACAAAAGCTAACGGCGGAGGGGATCGACTCGAAGGACACGGCTTTTGGTGCCAGGTGCTTCACTCAACATCAGAAGTTGTTTTGGGCTGCTCCGGACGGTGAAAAACTCGTACACGCTGCGAGCACCTTCTACATAACTGAGCCGAAACAAACGTCGCAACAGAACCAGTTGACCATGCGCGCCATGCGCGAGCCAATATTGTTCGTGATGGACCCGGGAACCCTTCGCGAGTACGCCTTGGCGAGTCGTAAAGCCGATCCGGAAGTATTTACCAAGAAGTTTTACACTCTGGCCAAACACTATGACGGCCAGGACATCTTCTACCGTGCCGCGCTCAACATCGCCTGCGGCACCGATCCGGCCCGACGGGACGCGATCCTCGCCGACTTCGACAAGCACTTTCCCGAGTGGAACGATAAGGTCGCTGATCTTGTGTGGGAACTGCGGCCCAAGAGCGTGCTGCCCCGGCTCGTCAAACTGATGGGCGACGAGAAGATCACGGCCGCCCAGAAGGGCCGGATCGTGGATATTCTTGCTTCCAGCGATGACACGGCTGCCGGGGTGACCATGCTGAGCCTGCTCAAAGGCGACGCGCCGGCCGAGGTGAAAGCTCGGGCGCTGGACAACCTGAAGCTGTTCTTGCCGACCAAGTGGAAAGCCATTGGTCAGTTGCCCGAACTCAAAAGCGCGATCGACGGGCTACTGGCGGATGCCAAGACGAAGGTTACTGGCTTGCAACTGGTAGCGGCGGCTCACTTCACGCCCGCGGTCGAAGCTGTTGAGAAGGTCGCGAACGACGACAAGCAACCGGTCGAGGTACGGGTCGAGGCCGTCCATACTCTCGCCCAGCTACCGACTCTGGACGCGGTGGCTGCCCTCATCAACCTGGGTCAACCGCAGAACCCGCTGACGTTCGAGTGCATCAAGGCGATCGGCAACCACCTCCCGACCGGCAGCAAGGCGACCGACGCGGGCAAACGAGCTCTGGAAGCGCTGCAGATGGGTATCACGCTGGAGGGGGCGAGTCGGGAAGTGAAAGCGGCTTCACTGGCGGCTCTCGTCGGCAGCCGGGCCGGGACGGACTGGCTGCTCTTGCTCAAGGAAAAGAACCAGATGCCGGCCGAGATCGTAGCCGACGCCGGCCGGTTGCTCCGCAACAGCCCGTTCCAGGCTCAACGGAGCAAGGCGATGCTCCTCTTCCCAGCACCGGGCAAGCTCGATCCGAAGAAACTACCGTCAATCGCCGTGCTGGCCAAGCGGGCCGGGAGCGCCGAGAACGGTCAACGGCTCCTCGCCGCGAGTGTGGGCAACGAGGTGCAATGCCTCAAGTGCCACATGGTCCGCGGGCAGGGCGGCCAGATTGGGCCGGACCTGTCGATGATCGGCAAGAAGGGCAGCCGCGAGAACATCATCGAATCGATCCTCCAGCCGAGCAAGGCCATCGCCGACCAGTACGTGAGTTGGAAGATCGACACCGTGGACGGCCAGAGCATCGTCGGCTTGCTTGTTCAGGAGACCGAGAACTCGCTTACCCTCCGGGACGCCAACGGCAAGGATTACGTCATCCCGGTCAAGGACGTTGACAAGCGGAGCAAAAGTCTCGTGTCGCTGATGCCCGACAACCTCGTGTCGGCACTGACCGAGGACGAACTCATCGACGTGGTCGAGTACCTCACCAAACTCCAGACCGCGTCGCTCACGCCCGAATCGTGGCAAATCGCCGGCCCGTTCGACAGCCCCGGTGGCAACGACGGCCTGGACATCGCCCACGGCCCGGAAAAGGGCGCGTTCGATGTGGCGGCGAAGTTCAAGGGCAAGCTTGCGGACGTGACCTGGAAGCAGGTTCGCACGACCGCCGCGAACTACCTCGACCTGGCGGCCCTTCACGGCAACGCGGGGGTGAACTCTCTGACTTACGCCTACAAGGAAATCGAATCCCCGGTTGACCAGGACGCGACCGTACTACTCGGCACCGACGACGGTGGGAAGATGTACGTGAACGGCACAGAGGTGTTCACGTCGCGCGAGACCCGTGCCGCGGCACCGGCCCAGAATCAGATTCCCGTGAAGCTCAAGAAAGGCAAGAACACGATCCTGCTCAAGATCGCCAACGGGAACAACCCGCACGGGTTCTATTTCACGATCCTGTCCGGGCAGGAGTTGAAGACAGTGAAGTAA